The proteins below come from a single Anaerolineae bacterium genomic window:
- a CDS encoding antitoxin: protein MNLHNFYAELEKLFDLIARHVDQNLPNSENWHRDLLQQVAEDLPSLRPAVISQESANIVDEFRRFRYLVRNVYTTELVPEKMAGLMEFLPELWPGLSAELLAFADYLDALNVSLPD, encoded by the coding sequence TTGAATTTACACAACTTCTATGCAGAACTGGAAAAACTATTTGACTTGATTGCCAGACATGTGGATCAAAACCTGCCCAATAGTGAAAACTGGCATCGCGATTTGCTCCAGCAGGTGGCTGAAGACCTACCCAGTTTGCGACCTGCTGTTATCAGCCAGGAAAGCGCAAACATTGTTGATGAATTCCGGCGCTTCAGATATTTGGTTCGAAATGTGTACACGACCGAACTGGTTCCCGAGAAAATGGCGGGACTAATGGAGTTTCTGCCTGAATTATGGCCGGGACTGAGCGCCGAATTATTGGCGTTTGCCGACTATCTGGATGCGTTAAACGTATCATTGCCGGATTAA
- a CDS encoding tetratricopeptide repeat protein: protein MAKRKRKKQRISPFRGGWLWQNQPTAKLETAFAQADTLINTGRAQEAIALLEPYLSSHSKVAELHYYIGYARVKAGDVWGGLDGYERAFDLSDDPGYWLPLSSLYLQVEMNAHALHAFRQVLKHQLDTPEKENLPHIIASLEQDIAAVARQLDISVEQVEQGLRYLEDGQQYLNSGDYQGCIAANQKSIKKLKNWPPPHNNLSLALFFDGQPQEALAVTQRVLASHPDNLQALSNVIRFLAWTGQEDETQDLWERLRLVEPQGDTEILKKAEAAAIMAQDETVYTLLKPLEKSGTRLGEMPETSERIQFFLAIAEANTQRDSSAKRRMKKLKKNSPWIKEMLSALQAGWPGPGFARRFPYFHSLEIMPKAGLEEFIALSQREEKMSPSKFRSQMDDFATRFPQIVLMAEKFIWEEDQPDGGISMLATIGTPAAYAALRRYGLSQAGDDDSRMRALFTLMEAGQVGTGETLRVWNKGEWQEVQLRQIEISDEPDKVYAPKVAELLNRALQLLQKNKETQAEKLFQQVLELEPRAKEAYNNLAVIYGRREEHERAKQMYRAAIDIDPTYVFPRVNLTLYLLDEDDVEGAEAMLAPLADATRFQPQEMAVYNYGQARISVQKEEYDLARTSLEMALETWPDYEAAQSLLEHVEWTSRLKVNFGSFLEQWHERERVQRKKIQGKLTTPDPTLAKALPLYSKDVLTGMGRVVIRGGGWSALRKAELVEQIIEELVNEDNLSRVVAGLTDDERKALRQVLESGSTMAWSQFDDQFGNDLEESPHWQYHEPETVMGRLRLRGLLVEATVENEVLIIVPLDLRPGLLKIL, encoded by the coding sequence TTGGCTAAACGAAAGCGAAAAAAGCAGCGGATATCCCCATTCCGCGGGGGATGGTTATGGCAAAACCAACCGACAGCCAAGTTGGAAACGGCCTTTGCCCAAGCTGATACCTTAATCAATACCGGCCGTGCTCAAGAGGCGATTGCCTTGTTGGAACCATATCTCTCTTCCCATTCCAAGGTCGCCGAACTGCATTATTATATCGGTTATGCTCGCGTAAAGGCCGGTGATGTTTGGGGTGGATTAGATGGATACGAGCGGGCCTTTGATTTGAGTGATGATCCTGGTTATTGGTTGCCTCTCTCATCACTTTACCTTCAAGTGGAAATGAATGCCCATGCCCTGCACGCTTTCCGTCAGGTGCTCAAACATCAGCTCGACACTCCTGAAAAGGAGAACCTTCCCCACATCATTGCCTCGCTGGAGCAGGATATTGCGGCAGTAGCCCGGCAGTTGGATATCTCGGTAGAGCAGGTAGAGCAAGGGCTGCGCTATTTGGAGGATGGGCAGCAATACTTGAATAGTGGTGACTATCAAGGATGTATCGCAGCTAATCAAAAATCTATCAAAAAGCTAAAAAACTGGCCTCCTCCTCATAACAATTTATCGCTGGCATTGTTTTTTGACGGTCAGCCCCAGGAAGCCCTGGCCGTTACTCAACGGGTCCTGGCAAGTCATCCCGATAATCTACAAGCCTTGAGCAATGTTATTCGTTTTTTGGCCTGGACCGGCCAGGAAGATGAAACGCAAGACCTATGGGAGCGATTGCGTCTTGTTGAACCGCAAGGGGATACCGAAATTTTGAAAAAAGCTGAGGCTGCCGCCATTATGGCGCAAGATGAAACGGTGTACACGTTGTTGAAGCCCCTGGAAAAATCCGGTACGCGATTGGGTGAGATGCCGGAGACTTCCGAACGCATTCAATTTTTTCTGGCCATTGCCGAGGCTAACACACAGCGCGATTCGTCAGCCAAGCGACGGATGAAAAAACTCAAAAAAAATTCACCGTGGATCAAAGAAATGTTGTCTGCTTTACAGGCCGGTTGGCCTGGTCCGGGATTTGCCCGGCGTTTTCCCTATTTCCATAGTCTCGAAATAATGCCTAAAGCCGGGTTGGAAGAATTTATCGCCTTGAGCCAACGCGAAGAAAAAATGTCGCCCTCAAAATTCCGCAGCCAAATGGACGATTTTGCGACCCGTTTTCCGCAAATTGTCTTGATGGCCGAAAAATTCATCTGGGAAGAGGATCAACCGGATGGCGGTATCAGTATGCTGGCCACCATTGGTACCCCTGCCGCCTATGCCGCCTTGCGCCGGTATGGCTTGAGTCAGGCCGGGGATGATGATAGCCGTATGCGCGCCCTATTCACGTTAATGGAAGCCGGTCAGGTTGGTACCGGGGAAACTCTGCGGGTGTGGAACAAAGGCGAATGGCAAGAAGTGCAATTGCGACAAATTGAGATTTCAGACGAACCGGATAAGGTTTATGCGCCCAAGGTGGCTGAGTTGCTGAATCGAGCCTTGCAATTACTCCAAAAAAATAAGGAAACACAGGCCGAAAAACTCTTTCAACAGGTACTGGAGCTGGAACCTCGGGCCAAAGAAGCCTACAATAACCTGGCCGTTATCTATGGCCGGCGAGAAGAGCACGAGCGGGCCAAACAAATGTATCGTGCAGCGATTGATATTGACCCCACCTATGTTTTTCCTCGGGTCAATTTGACGCTTTATTTATTGGATGAAGATGATGTTGAAGGCGCGGAGGCAATGTTAGCCCCATTGGCCGATGCGACCCGTTTTCAACCGCAGGAAATGGCGGTTTATAACTATGGTCAAGCGCGAATATCGGTGCAAAAGGAAGAGTATGATCTGGCCCGCACAAGTCTTGAAATGGCTCTGGAAACCTGGCCTGATTATGAAGCGGCGCAGTCGCTGTTGGAGCATGTGGAGTGGACCTCGAGGCTTAAAGTCAATTTCGGATCTTTTCTGGAGCAGTGGCATGAACGTGAACGGGTTCAACGAAAAAAAATTCAGGGCAAACTTACTACACCTGACCCAACATTAGCCAAGGCTCTGCCGCTTTACAGCAAAGATGTGCTTACCGGAATGGGGCGAGTGGTTATTCGTGGCGGCGGGTGGTCGGCCTTGCGCAAGGCAGAATTGGTGGAACAAATTATTGAAGAACTGGTCAATGAGGATAATCTGAGCCGGGTTGTGGCCGGATTAACAGACGATGAACGCAAGGCGCTGCGTCAGGTTTTGGAGAGCGGGAGTACAATGGCCTGGTCTCAGTTTGACGACCAGTTTGGCAATGATCTGGAGGAATCACCACATTGGCAATATCACGAACCGGAAACAGTGATGGGGCGCCTCCGTTTGCGCGGTTTATTGGTTGAAGCCACGGTCGAGAACGAGGTCCTCATCATTGTGCCGCTTGATCTACGACCGGGCCTGTTAAAGATTTTATAG
- a CDS encoding DUF4258 domain-containing protein: protein MTCPPLDNYILTDHALTEIKQRGLSGGDVEQVLKVPGQSEFVRPGRCVYQNKVTTDQAKVYLLRVFVDVDRDPPEVVTAYRTSKVEKCWR from the coding sequence ATGACCTGCCCACCTCTAGATAATTACATCTTGACCGATCATGCGTTGACTGAAATAAAACAACGTGGTCTATCAGGGGGAGATGTAGAGCAGGTGCTAAAAGTTCCGGGTCAAAGTGAATTTGTACGCCCAGGACGGTGTGTATACCAGAATAAAGTTACGACTGACCAGGCCAAAGTTTACTTGCTGCGGGTATTTGTTGATGTGGACCGTGACCCACCTGAGGTTGTGACTGCTTACCGTACCAGCAAAGTTGAAAAATGTTGGAGATAA
- the aroQ gene encoding type II 3-dehydroquinate dehydratase: MTKILLLHGPNLNLLGAREPEVYGSTTLADINRAVTTAGAEREVEVRPFQANSEGALIDALHEARDWADGVVFNPGAYTHTSVALRDAIAGTGLAVVEVHLSNVHAREELRHKSLLAPVCVGQISGFGWRSYLLGLEALLGYLSDR; the protein is encoded by the coding sequence ATGACCAAAATTCTTTTGCTCCACGGCCCTAATTTGAATTTATTGGGCGCCCGCGAGCCGGAGGTATATGGTTCCACTACGCTGGCCGACATCAACCGGGCGGTGACAACCGCGGGGGCTGAACGAGAGGTAGAAGTGCGCCCGTTTCAGGCCAACAGTGAGGGCGCATTAATTGATGCTTTGCACGAAGCCCGTGATTGGGCGGATGGCGTGGTCTTTAACCCCGGGGCGTATACCCATACCTCGGTGGCCTTGCGGGACGCCATTGCCGGAACAGGGTTGGCGGTGGTGGAAGTTCACTTGAGTAATGTTCATGCCCGCGAAGAGCTCAGGCATAAAAGTTTGCTGGCCCCGGTTTGCGTGGGGCAGATCAGCGGGTTTGGTTGGCGCAGTTATTTATTGGGTTTGGAAGCGCTACTGGGTTATTTGAGTGATAGGTGA
- a CDS encoding DUF2283 domain-containing protein, producing MRVIYDTHTDTLTIILRDEPIADSDEQTAGVIFDYDAVGNVVAMELLDASQRIAQPNQMIYELVGGQLAPA from the coding sequence ATGCGTGTAATTTACGATACCCATACCGATACGCTGACAATTATTCTGCGTGATGAGCCAATTGCAGACAGTGATGAACAGACAGCAGGTGTTATTTTTGATTATGATGCGGTTGGAAATGTGGTAGCAATGGAGCTTTTGGATGCCTCGCAGCGGATTGCCCAACCCAATCAAATGATATACGAATTGGTTGGCGGTCAGTTAGCCCCTGCATAG